In the genome of Prevotella sp. HUN102, one region contains:
- a CDS encoding BamA/TamA family outer membrane protein — translation MERKSNQYIVVGEKRANPYKKEDDTGRSTLNGIQNAFRNVLFAGIFICLLLSVLASCSTTNAIPDGEHLYTGMKTTQYSNYEKNNHFPSVQEELDLVLATTPNGSLFGSPSLKSPFPIGLWIWNAFSPDTTGFGRWMTRAFGSQPVLMSHVAPDLHVTVGENLLDKRGYFNGKITYKEVPQSHPKKMKMQYFVDMGHLWTIDSLQYTNFPPEADSLIRSDSANAVIHNGDPFDVATLEGERQRITTLFRDNGYYYYQNNDASYLADTTLVPGKAIMRLQMADSVSDKSIRKWRIGEITINLQRNFLEELHNQRKTRNFTINYNGSRSPLRTRVLSNDLQMRRGDLYSLEKYQESLEKINATGLFTSTNFTFAPHDSTDTCSILDMTLDAIFDKPYDFYVEAYGRGKTTGKYGPELVVGLTKRNAFRGGELLNIRLHGAYEWITNRSDDDEMAGVNDYEYGAEASLQFPRIVNPFQVPPRIRRARIRRKREEALARGETPLAPKPRRKYFETPMTTLSASVNVLNRSRYFKRHVVSGELAYSWMPNERNSFIFKPLSLSYEYMHSVTDRFLTLINDIPYLEVSMADQFIPKASLQYTYQSPMNYANPIRWWTTVSEASNVLSAGYAAFGEKWSERNKTMFKNPFAQFVKLETNFTKLWTLSSKTSIAAHVNGGVIWAYGNSSFAPYSEQFFVGGANSIRAFNVREIGPGKYIPEFSTRSYVEQTGEVKIQMNLEYRPHLIGNLYGAAFLDAGNVWTLHNDDGRPGSQFKFNNFFKELAFGTGVGLRYDLGFFMVRVDWGVGLHVPYETGKSGFYNIDRFRDAQALHFAIGMPF, via the coding sequence ATGGAAAGAAAAAGTAATCAGTATATAGTGGTGGGCGAGAAGCGTGCCAATCCTTATAAAAAGGAAGACGACACAGGCAGAAGTACCCTCAACGGCATCCAAAATGCGTTCCGAAACGTCCTCTTTGCAGGCATATTTATCTGTCTGCTCCTGTCTGTTTTGGCTTCTTGCAGCACGACCAACGCGATTCCCGACGGCGAACACTTATATACCGGAATGAAGACGACGCAATATTCCAACTACGAAAAGAACAATCACTTTCCGTCTGTGCAGGAAGAGTTGGATCTTGTACTTGCCACCACGCCGAACGGCTCGCTCTTCGGCAGTCCATCCTTGAAGTCACCGTTCCCCATCGGCTTGTGGATCTGGAATGCCTTTTCGCCCGACACAACTGGATTCGGCCGATGGATGACCCGTGCTTTCGGCTCACAGCCCGTGCTGATGAGCCACGTTGCGCCCGACCTGCACGTAACGGTGGGCGAGAATCTTCTCGACAAGCGAGGCTATTTCAACGGAAAAATCACTTATAAGGAAGTACCGCAGTCCCATCCTAAGAAGATGAAGATGCAGTATTTTGTGGATATGGGACACCTCTGGACCATCGACAGCCTGCAATACACAAACTTCCCCCCCGAGGCCGACAGCCTGATACGTTCCGACAGTGCGAATGCCGTCATCCACAATGGCGACCCTTTCGACGTGGCTACGCTTGAAGGGGAACGACAGCGCATCACGACTCTCTTCCGGGACAACGGCTATTATTACTATCAGAACAACGATGCGAGCTATCTTGCCGATACAACGCTCGTTCCCGGCAAGGCAATTATGCGCTTGCAGATGGCGGATTCCGTGAGCGACAAGTCGATTCGCAAGTGGAGAATTGGAGAAATAACCATCAATCTTCAGAGAAATTTCCTCGAGGAACTGCACAATCAGCGCAAGACACGCAACTTTACCATCAATTACAACGGCAGCCGTTCGCCATTGCGCACCCGTGTGCTTTCAAACGACCTTCAGATGCGTCGTGGCGACCTTTACAGTCTGGAGAAATATCAGGAAAGTCTGGAGAAAATCAACGCAACCGGGCTTTTCACTTCCACAAACTTTACCTTCGCTCCACACGACAGTACCGACACTTGCAGCATTCTCGATATGACGCTCGATGCCATTTTCGACAAGCCTTACGACTTCTACGTTGAGGCTTATGGCCGTGGAAAAACCACAGGAAAGTATGGTCCGGAGCTGGTTGTCGGTCTTACGAAGCGCAATGCGTTCCGTGGCGGCGAGCTGCTCAACATCCGTCTGCACGGAGCTTACGAATGGATAACAAACCGTAGCGACGACGATGAAATGGCAGGTGTGAACGATTATGAATACGGAGCCGAAGCAAGCCTGCAATTTCCACGAATCGTGAATCCTTTCCAAGTACCGCCCCGCATACGGAGGGCACGCATTCGCCGCAAACGTGAGGAAGCATTGGCGAGAGGCGAAACGCCACTGGCTCCCAAACCTCGTCGGAAATATTTTGAAACACCGATGACCACGCTCAGCGCATCGGTAAACGTACTGAACCGTTCGCGGTATTTCAAGCGGCACGTCGTATCGGGCGAACTGGCTTACAGTTGGATGCCCAACGAGCGCAATTCGTTTATCTTCAAACCGTTGTCGCTCTCGTATGAATATATGCACAGCGTAACCGACCGTTTCCTCACGCTGATAAACGACATACCTTATCTGGAAGTGTCGATGGCCGACCAGTTCATCCCGAAAGCCAGTCTCCAGTACACCTATCAAAGCCCGATGAACTATGCGAATCCGATTCGTTGGTGGACAACGGTAAGCGAAGCGTCCAATGTTCTTTCGGCAGGCTATGCCGCATTCGGCGAGAAATGGAGTGAAAGGAACAAGACAATGTTCAAGAATCCATTTGCACAATTCGTGAAATTAGAGACGAACTTTACCAAACTGTGGACACTTTCGTCCAAAACCTCCATTGCAGCCCACGTGAACGGAGGCGTAATATGGGCTTACGGAAACAGCAGTTTTGCCCCATACTCCGAACAGTTCTTCGTGGGAGGCGCAAACAGCATCCGTGCTTTCAACGTGCGCGAGATAGGACCGGGCAAGTATATTCCCGAGTTCAGTACACGTTCGTATGTGGAACAGACTGGCGAGGTGAAAATACAGATGAATCTCGAGTACCGTCCGCACCTCATCGGCAATCTCTACGGCGCGGCTTTCCTCGATGCCGGAAATGTCTGGACGCTCCATAACGACGACGGCCGTCCCGGTTCGCAGTTCAAATTCAACAATTTCTTCAAGGAACTGGCGTTCGGTACAGGTGTAGGACTTCGCTACGACCTCGGTTTCTTTATGGTTCGCGTGGACTGGGGCGTCGGTCTGCACGTGCCTTACGAGACAGGCAAGAGCGGATTCTACAATATCGACCGATTCCGCGATGCGCAGGCATTGCATTTTGCCATCGGAATGCCGTTCTGA